A section of the Humulus lupulus chromosome 2, drHumLupu1.1, whole genome shotgun sequence genome encodes:
- the LOC133817626 gene encoding STOREKEEPER protein-like has translation MAPRRLKEAPPPADSSSEESESESEAGIEEENGVAAEAGNGEKSSQEDDDEDDSEEEDEDDGEEDEKGKLSSHMIKEEESDSGSDSETDSDSDSDSDNTNPPSPTTADFTIKPSKSIEDSVKSKVQKPTKPSVSTPAPATPTTTSKRAAEKELEGKNSKKKKATDEEDPKQLSAFQRLWSDDDEIEILKGLIDYQSKKGKDPTADMNAFLEFIKKNLHVDVEKRQLSSKISRLKKKYLSNSGKVEKGEESVLSKPHDRKSFELSKKIWGSTVTNGDGSEDSAKSAKNKSKPIVKSSDGEVKTNPTDPDEFWSNYPCLTDSLKLVNSIPENLMKQTLPLIASSKLKELENKWKKLHMEGIELQNQRNELTFEQSKLILKLL, from the coding sequence ATGGCTCCCAGGCGGCTTAAGGAAGCACCCCCTCCTGCCGATTCTTCTTCTGAAGAATCAGAATCGGAAAGCGAAGCCGGCATTGAAGAAGAGAACGGTGTCGCAGCAGAAGCGGGTAATGGAGAAAAATCTAGTCAAGAAGATGACGATGAAGATGATAGCGAAGAAGAGGACGAAGATGATGGtgaagaagatgaaaaaggaaAACTATCTTCGCATATGATTAAAGAGGAGGAATCTGATTCTGGGTCGGACTCGGAGACGGATTCGGATTCGGATTCTGACTCGGACAACACCAACCCACCTTCGCCGACCACCGCCGACTTCACTATCAAGCCATCGAAGTCCATCGAAGACTCTGTCAAGTCCAAAGTTCAGAAGCCCACGAAGCCCAGTGTCTCGACTCCTGCCCCAGCCACTCCCACGACCACGTCGAAGCGTGCGGCGGAGAAGGAACTTGAAGGAAAGAActcaaagaagaagaaggctaCCGATGAAGAGGACCCGAAACAGTTGTCCGCGTTCCAGCGATTGTGGAGTGACGACGACGAAATTGAGATCTTGAAGGGATTGATTGATTACCAGTCAAAGAAAGGGAAAGATCCTACCGCTGATATGAACGCTTTTCTTGAATTCATCAAGAAAAATCTCCATGTTGATGTGGAGAAGAGGCAGTTGTCGAGCAAGATATCCAGGTTGAAGAAGAAGTATTTGAGTAATTCTGGGAAAGTTGAAAAAGGCGAAGAATCTGTTCTTTCGAAACCTCATGATCGCAAGTCATTTGAGCTGTCGAAGAAGATTTGGGGTAGTACTGTGACTAATGGCGATGGCAGTGAAGATAGTGCTAAAAGCGCAAAGAATAAGTCGAAGCCGATCGTCAAGAGTAGTGATGGTGAAGTAAAGACTAACCCTACTGACCCAGATGAGTTCTGGTCTAACTATCCATGCCTGACGGACTCTCTGAAACTTGTGAATTCCATCCCAGAAAACTTAATGAAGCAAACACTTCCTTTGATTGCAAGTTCTAAGTTGAAAGAGCTGGAGAATAAGTGGAAGAAGTTACACATGGAGGGAATAGAGCTCCAAAATCAGAGGAATGAATTGACTTTTGAACAGAGTAAACTTATATTGAAGTTGTTGTAG